One window of the Deltaproteobacteria bacterium genome contains the following:
- a CDS encoding AMP-binding protein: MTVGIDMVQNLVMNLAQHFWRHLRTRGDRVILERLETNGDIAWRHTRSGLQEEASRWMAALHAAGIGPGDRVALSLGKASGLVTAHLAVLGVGAGVVPLNPALTARETEAVLEKAEVRLAITHADTVTRSPHIVSAVRGPWWIVGQDQSLPAGTVAMHEVLAAHQPGPEPVERRDDDLALLLFTSGTTGVPKGVGLTHENLRSNLQALLVDTWAMTEQDRLLHALPPHHLHGLGLGLYGSLYVGNSVVLLERFAPAVVLRAFGPQQVSVFMGVPTMYHRMTDVDGSFDLSSIRLLTCGSAPLSPETLRRFQERFGCTLVERYGLTETAINTSNPLPSRGQQKPGSVGLPLPGVEVGIFDPQTQQRLQHGETGEIWVRGPNVFGGYWRNPEATAAAFSGKWFRTGDLGAFSADGYISILGRMKELIIVGGTNVTPGEVEAVLETEEGVAECAVVGLPDPDLGERIAAFIVARDGEATEALEQRLRTKAEKDLAPYKRPRVYRFLDAVPRNAMGKVERNKLREL; encoded by the coding sequence GTGACGGTCGGCATCGATATGGTACAGAATCTGGTCATGAATCTGGCGCAACATTTTTGGCGACATTTGCGGACTCGGGGCGACCGGGTCATCCTCGAACGGCTCGAAACCAACGGCGACATCGCGTGGCGACACACCCGCAGTGGATTGCAGGAGGAAGCATCCCGCTGGATGGCGGCACTGCACGCGGCCGGCATCGGTCCCGGCGACCGCGTAGCCTTGTCTTTGGGGAAAGCATCCGGACTGGTGACGGCGCATCTCGCGGTGCTGGGGGTCGGTGCAGGAGTGGTCCCGCTGAACCCGGCGCTGACTGCCCGCGAAACCGAGGCCGTGCTGGAAAAGGCCGAGGTGCGGTTGGCGATCACTCACGCCGACACGGTGACACGCTCTCCGCACATCGTCTCTGCCGTGCGCGGCCCGTGGTGGATCGTGGGCCAAGACCAATCGTTGCCAGCCGGCACGGTCGCCATGCACGAAGTCCTGGCCGCTCACCAGCCTGGACCGGAGCCGGTCGAGCGCCGCGACGACGATCTCGCACTGTTGCTGTTTACCAGCGGCACAACTGGAGTACCCAAAGGTGTGGGGCTGACGCACGAGAACTTGCGCTCCAACCTCCAAGCGCTGCTGGTCGATACCTGGGCGATGACCGAGCAGGATCGGCTGCTCCATGCCCTGCCGCCGCATCATTTGCACGGCCTGGGGCTAGGGCTCTATGGCTCGCTCTATGTCGGGAACTCGGTCGTGCTGTTGGAGCGCTTCGCCCCTGCGGTAGTGCTGCGGGCGTTCGGTCCCCAGCAGGTGTCGGTATTTATGGGCGTGCCGACCATGTATCACCGCATGACGGATGTGGACGGCTCTTTCGACCTCTCGTCCATACGTTTGCTCACCTGCGGCTCGGCACCACTCTCGCCGGAAACGTTGCGTCGCTTCCAGGAACGCTTCGGGTGTACGCTGGTGGAACGCTACGGCTTAACGGAGACCGCCATCAACACCTCCAACCCACTGCCGTCGCGTGGCCAACAGAAGCCTGGCAGTGTCGGGCTCCCGCTGCCGGGGGTAGAGGTCGGTATTTTCGATCCACAAACCCAGCAGCGGCTACAGCACGGAGAAACCGGCGAGATTTGGGTGCGCGGGCCGAACGTGTTCGGCGGGTATTGGCGCAACCCCGAAGCCACGGCTGCGGCCTTCTCCGGCAAGTGGTTTCGCACCGGCGATCTCGGCGCGTTTTCCGCCGATGGCTATATCTCCATTCTTGGGCGTATGAAAGAACTCATCATCGTCGGTGGCACCAATGTGACTCCAGGCGAGGTGGAAGCCGTGTTGGAAACCGAAGAGGGGGTCGCCGAGTGTGCGGTGGTGGGCCTACCTGACCCGGACCTGGGCGAACGGATCGCGGCGTTCATCGTGGCGCGCGACGGGGAAGCGACGGAGGCGCTGGAGCAACGGTTGCGCACCAAAGCGGAGAAAGATCTGGCGCCGTACAAGCGCCCACGGGTCTATCGCTTTCTCGACGCTGTCCCGCGTAACGCCATGGGCAAGGTGGAACGCAATAAACTGCGTGAGCTGTAA